CGCTTAGAAAAACCCGAGCGTTGCGCCAGCGGCACGCGTCGGAAAGCCCCGGACTGCTGGCGTTCGCTAGGGCTCAGCGTTCGGCGCAGATTCTGAAGCGGCAGGCGCAATCCTGTTGTGCCATACACGCCGTTTGTTCGATGGCGCTGCCCAGTAATGTGCTGATCAGCGCCCGGTCGAATTCGCACAGCTCGGGGATTTGCTGGGCCAAGTCGTGGTAGACGCAGTTCACCGCTTTCAGGCTGGGCTGGCCGTCATCGGTTTCCAACTCGGCGCGGTAGCCCAGCGTTTGCATCAATTCGACCAGGGCCTGGCGTTTCGCCTGCGGAGTTTTGCCGCTGAATTGCGGTGCCAACGATTGCGCCAGGTTAACGCCCATCCGCGCCAGCATTTGCCTTAGCGCGGTTTCGCCAAGTTCCGTCTTCAGTTCCGCCAATAATAATTGGCAGAACCAGCCGTATTGCTTGGGCAGGCGGTTGCGTCCCTGTTCCGTCAGCTTGTAGCTGCGCGCCGGCCGGCCGCCGGTACTGTTCAACGCCGCTTCGGCGACCAGTTGTGCTTTTTCCAGCCCCACCAAATGCTGCTTCACCGCATTGCGCGAAATCTGCATTGCGGCGGCCAGCTCGTCGATGCTCAGCCCGTTTGCCGCCGCTAGCAGTAAATTCAGGATTTGGTCTTGGCGGGTGCCGTTGGCTTGGGTCATGGCGCTGCTGCGAATCGTAGGCTGGAGATGGCGTAATTCTATGCCGGAATCCGGGCTTGGCAAAGTATCGGAAAGGCCGATAGCTAATATAAATAAGTTTTATAATACAAATATTGCAAAAGGTGGCTGATTGGCTTATTCTGCTCCCGGCTGCTACAAGCCGTAACCGATTCATCCACTCCATATAGGCGGAACAATATGAGCGAAACCACTGCAACTCTGTACGAACAATTGGGCGGCGAAGCCGCGGTTAATGCTGCGGTCGATATCTTCTACCGTAAAGTGCTAAACGACCACCGCATCAACCGCTTCTTCGACAACACCGACATGGACAAACAGGCTGCCAAGCAGAAAGCCTTTTTGACGATGGCCTTCGGCGGTCCCAACAATTATTCGGGGGCCGATATGCGCCGGGCTCATGCTCATCTAGTGAAGAACTTGGGTCTGGACGACTCCCATTTCGATGCGGTGGTCGAAAATCTGGCGACGACCTTGCAGGAATTGAACGTGCCGGATGCCTTGATTCAGCAAGTCGCAGCGATTGCCGAAAGTACGCGTAACGACGTACTGGACCGTTAAGCGGAGATGCAGGCCATGCAGACGCACAAGATCAACCTGGGCCGGCGCGAGTTGTTTTGCCAGCCTGGCGAGTCGGTGTTGGACGCTTTACTGCGGGAGCAGGTCGAGATTGCTTACGGCTGCCGGCAGGGGGCTTGCCAGAGCTGCATCGCCCGCAGTCTGGACGGGGCGCCGCCGGCTGCGGCCCAAGCCGGCTTGAAAGACGTGTTGCGCCATCAAAACCACTTCCTGGCCTGCCTGTGCTACCCGGAACGCGATATGGCGATCGGTATCGGCTCGCCGGAGCAGCGTTTTTGCCACGCCACGGTGACCGGTAAGCGCTTGCTCAATGCCGAGACCTTGTTGCTAACTTTGCGTACCGAGGAAGCGCTCGACTATTACGCCGGCCAGTTCGTCAATTTGAAGCGCAGCGACGGTTTGCAACGCAGTTATTCGATCGCCAACAACCGGACCCACGCCAACAACTTGACCTTCCATATCCGCCGGTTGGCCGGCGGCCGCTTCAGTGCCTGGGCGCACGACGAACTGCAGCTTGGCGACCTGTTGGAGGTTTCCGATCCGCAAGGCCTGTGTTACTACCTGCCCAGCAGTCAGCCGCGCAATTTATTGTTGATCGGCACCGGCAGCGGCCTGGCGCCGCTGGCCGGCATTGTCAGCGAGGCGCTGCACCACGGCCACGCCGGCGAGATTCACCTCTACCACGGTAGCCGGGAAATGGACGGTTTGTATTGGATCGACGAAATGCGCGAGCTGGCTGCGCAATACGCTAATTTTCATTACACGCCCTGCGTATCGCGCGGCGTTGCGGCGGATGGCGTCGCTAGTGGTCGGGCCAACGACGTGGCGATGCAGCGATTGCCGGATTTGCAGGGTTGGCGGGTCTACTTGTGCGGCCACCCGGACATGGTGCAGCAGAGCAAACGCCAGGCTTTCCTGAAAGGCGCCAAATTCGACGACATTTATGCCGACGCGTTTCATGTGGCGTCGGCCACCTTGGACTAACTGCCGAGCGCGGAATAATCCTTTTGCCGTTCGGCGGTTGCCAGGCCGCGCAGTTGAGCCAGGACTTGTTGCAGCACCGGCGAGTCGTTGTCGCGGCCGGACACCATGTAAGCCGGCAACGTGAAGCGCGGGCTGTCCGCCACCGGATGCAAGCGGCCGGATTGCAACAGCGGTGCCGCCAATCGGATCGGCAGAAAGCAGGAGCCGCTGTTTTGTGCCAGGATCAATTGCAGTGCCATCCAACCGATATTGACCACTTGCGCCGAGCGTTCCAGGTTGGGAAAGGCATTGCTGTGTTGGGCGTAAAAACCCGGTGCCCAATCGACGAAAATGTAGTCGTCGTTGGGCCAGGGCCGGTCGGGGTCGGTGCTCAGCAGCAATAACGTTTCGTCGAATATGTGCTCCACCAGCAGCCCCGGGCTGTGTTGCGGCGTATACATCATGCCTATGTCCAGCGCGCCGGAAATCAGGCTGCGCATCAAGTCTTCCTCGAAGCCGATATCGGTGCGGATCGAAACATCCGGCATCTGTCGCCGAATCGCGCCTATCCATTCCGGCAACAAGCCTTCGCACAAGGCGATGCGGGCGCCGATGCTGACGCTGTCGCGGAAGCGGCTGGGTAGGCCGATATCGTGGCGGGCCTGTTCCAATGTCAGCAGCAGAGCTTTGGCGTGGCGCAAAAAGCGTTGGCCGGGTTGGGTCAGGCTGGCGCCGGCCCGGTTGCGCACGAACAAGCTGACGCCCAAGTAGGCTTCCAGGCGCTGGATCCGGGTGCTGACCGTCGATTGGGTTACATACAGGCGGTTGGCGGCTTCCAAAAAACTGCCGTTGGCGGCGACGCTTAAAAAGGTTCTGATCTGATCGATATCCATGGTGGCGTAGTATTGATAAGTTCGATATTAAAGTCCAATAAATATCGTTTGTCTTATATCAAATCGGTTTTTATAGTAGAGCTGTATCGATTCGATGGTATCTATTACACTTGGAGGGCACCATGAAGACTTTAATCGATTTGACAAAATTCGTTGCCGCTACACCCAGATGGCTGGTCGGTCTGGCCTTAACCGGTTTGATGGCGGCATGCTCCGCGCCGGCTCTGAAAGCAGTGCAAATTCCCGGCAAGCAATACCAAGCCGTGTTGATTGTGCCGGTTACGGCGCCGCCGCTGGAAGTGATTCCGGATTTGCTGGAACAACACGATGCAGCCTATCGCCACGTGAGAAATATGGCGATGAATCTGGACCTTGAAAAACAGCGCTATCGCACCGCTGGCGGCATTGTCGTCGTTGGCATGGTCGCCGGCAATCCAAGCGACGCCGAGACGCTCGGGGCTTTGCCGCCGACTGCGGTCGGTGGCGAGGCAGGCGCCAGCGTCTGGACTCCGGCGAAAACCGTTGGCGAGCAACTGAAAAAGCTGCTGGCCTTCGAAAACCGGGTTGCGGTATTGAGTCGCGAAGATTACCCCTTGGTGATAACCAACGACGCCAGCCTGCATGATTGGCATCGAGCGATTCAGGCTTGGTATCGCCAGGATAACAGCACCGGCGCCTACGCCAATCGCGGCCGCTACGACGCCGTGATCGAGTTGGGCGTCGGCCGTTACCGGATCTTCGAAGGCCAAACCTCGTTGCAACTGATGCTGAAGCTGATCGATCCGGCCTCCGGCCACGTGCTGGCCCGAACCCATTCCGAGAGTTTCCGGGTCGACGATGCCGCATTGGCTTCGCTCGAGCAGGACGGCGTGGCGTTCCGACAATTGATCGGCAATATGGCGGCGCCGCTGTTGCGGCAAAGTCTGGGCGATTTGGGGCTGCGCGATTTGCCGGTCGCGGACGAGAGTTGAGGCCGGGTCGGATCAGCGATGAGCGCCGATTTCCCGAAACGCCTGCGCGGTTGGCGGTTCAATTTATTCAACCTGTTGCTTGGCGGCGGTCATGCCTTGGTGATTTTCAACGCCGGCGCCTACATCGCGATGCTGCCCAGGGTGGCGGCCGGTTTGGGTGTGCAGCCCAGTTTCGGCACCTGGACCCAGACCGACTACATGATCGCGCTGGCCTTGGCTTTGCCGCTGGGCGGCTGGTTGGGGCGGCGGTTCGGCGAATACCGGCCCTTGATTTGGGCCTTTGCCGGCTTTGCTGCGGCATCCTGGCTGTGCGCGATGGCCGATGACTTTCATCTGTATCTGGCCGCGCGGGTGGTGCTGGGCTTCTGCGGCGGGCTGACCTTGCCCTTGGGCCAGGCGTTGTTGCTCAAGGAATATCCGGACAAACGCAAGTCGCTGGGTATCGGCGTCTGGAGTCTGTTTACCTTGACGCCGTTTACCTTCGGTCCGCCGCTCGGCGGTTGGGTGGCCGACAATTTGGGTTGGCGCTGGCTGTTTTGGGGCAACATTCCGCTGGCATTGGCGATTGCCGGACTGCTGGGCGCCTTGCTGTACGGCCGCGGCGGGCCGCACTTGCGGCAACGTCTGGATATTCCCGGTTGCGTTATGGCCATACTGATTTTATTCGGCATACAAACCCTGCTGAACCAGGGCAACGACTGGGATTGGGGCAATTCCGGCTACATCAGGGGGCTAAGCATCGGCGTGGGCGTAATGCTGCTGTACTGGCTGATTTGGGAATGGGGTTGTCGGCGGCCGTTTCTGGATATTCGCTTGTTTGGCCGGCGCAATTTTACGATCGGCGTGATCGGCTTGTTCGCCGGCTTTTTGTGTTTTCAAGGTCTGTTGTCGCTGCTGATCGTGCAATTGCAACTGGCGTTGGGTTACTCGTCGTTCCTGGCCGGACTGGTGTTTTTGCCGATGGCGATTTTCGCCAAACCGATGGCCGGTGTGTTTCACGAGATCGCCAAACGGGTCGATGCCCGCTTGCTGGCCAGTGCCAATTTGTTGGGCTTTGCCGCCACCTATTTCTGGCTGAGCCGCTTCGACGACCCGGACAGCTTTGCCCAGTTGTTCTGGCCGAAATTGCTGGAAGGTGCCTGTTTGGGCAGCTTTTTCGTGCCGTTGACGGCGTTGTTGTTGCACGGTATTCCGGCCGATAGGCATTGGCGGGCACTGGAATTGGCCAATCTGTTGCGCATTGCCGCCGGCGCGATCGGTATTGCCTTGCAGGGCGTGATTTTCTACCGGCGTACGCCGTTGCATATGACCCGTTTCGCCGAGAATCGAGATGCCTGGTCGGATGCCGGTACGGAGGCGATGCAAACCTTGCTGGCTAGCGGCTTCGAAGCCGACGCCGCGCTGGCCAAATTCGCCAAACTGGCCGGCAAAGCCCAAGCCATTCGCGGCTTGAACGATGCGTTTTGGTTGGCCGGCTGCATTTTTCTCGGTCTGGCGGCCTTGGTTTGGCTGGCCGAACCGACCCGGGCCCCGGTTCGTTCCGCGCCGGCCATGCAGCGCGAGCTGGAAGAAACCTTGGCGGAGGAGGATGCCTGATGGCTGCACTTCGCCGGTTTGGCTTGGCTGTATTGGTAATAACAATCGAGGGGTGTGCTTTATTCGGCGCAGATAGCCAGCGCGCACAAATGGCACCGCTACCGGAAATCGAACAAACCCTGGCGCGCACCACTGCCGAGATTGCCGCGCAAGACCGTTGGCCGGAACAGCGCTGGTGGACGGCGTTCGGCAACGCCACGTTGAACGGCTTGATCGAGACCGCGCTGGCCGCCAATCCGAATCTGAAAGTCGCCGAGGCGCGCCTGCGCCAGGCCGAAACCTTGGCCGATTTCGAAGCCGCCGACCTGTATCCGACCATAGACGCCAACGTCAGCTTTACCGCGCAACGCTTTTCCGCCGATAGCGTGCAGGCAAAATTGGCCGGCCAGCATTTCCGGCATTTACTGATTAATCCGCTGGTGCTGCGCTACCATCTGGACTTTTGGGGGCGCGACGAAGCCAGTCTGCAAAGTGCCGTCGATCGTTCGCTGGCCGCCAGTGCCGAATTGGCCGACGCCCGCTTGTTGTTGGCCACGGCCGTGGCCGGAGCCTATTTCGATTTGCTGGCGGCCGCGGAAAAATGGCAACTGGCGGAACATATCGTCTCCGATCTGGAGACGCTGTTCCGCTTGGAGCAGCGTCGCCGCGCCGCCGGTTTGATCGGCGAGGCGCCGCTGTGGCAAGCCGAACGGAATTTGCATGCGGCCAAACAGGCGGCGGCCGGTTTGCGCGCCGAACAGGAATTGCGCCGCAACCAGTTGGCGGCGTTGGCCGGGCAGGGCGCCGATTGGGGGATGCGGATAGCGCTTGACGCTTCGGTGGTGCCGCAAGTGCTGGCCTTGCCGGCCGATCTGCCGTTGCGGTTGCTGGCGCGGCGGCCGGACCTGCATGCCGCCCGCTTGCAGGCGAATGCCGCCGCCGAGGATATTCATGTCGCCAAAACTGCGTTTTATCCGGACGTCAATTTGCTGGCGTTCACAGGCTTCCATAGCGTCAGTCTGGTCGATATTGCCTTGCAAGGCTCGAGTTTGGCCTATGCCGTCGGCCCGTCGATCGAATTTCCGATTTTCGAAGGCGGCCGCTTGCGCGCCCAACTCGGTTACCGGGAAGCCGCCTACGACTTGGCGGTGCAGCGCTATAACGCCGGCTTGTTGCATGCGGTGCAGGATGTCGCCGACGCCTTGAGCCGCTGGCACGAACTGGCCGCCAAAGCCGATGAACAACAACAAGCCTTGGCGGCCGCCGAGGCGCAAAACCGGCTCAGCGATAGCCTGATTCGCAACGGTTTGCACGATAACGGCAAGCTAGTGCTGGCGCGGATCGAAGCCAACCGCGAGCGCCTGCTGCTGGCCGGCTTGGCGGCCGAACAACGTAAGAACGCGGTCAGTCTGATCAAAGCCTTGGGTGGCGGTTACCAGGCAGCCGTAGAATCCGCACCCCAACCCTGAACACCATGCAGAAAAAAGTGTATCCCCGCGAAATTCTTCGCCAACGCCGGCGCCGGCTGCGCTGGGTCACGATTTTATTGTTGCTGGCCGCCGCCGGCTATCTGGGCTATTGGTGGCTGACCCAGCGCGAGTGGGTGCGGACCGACGACGCTTTCGTCGCCGGGCATTTGGTCGGCGTCAAGGCCCAGGTCGACGGGACGGTGGTCGAGATCCTGGCCGAGAATACCCAGGCCGTACAAAAGGGCGACGTGCTGGTGCGGCTGGACGGCAACTACGCATTAGTGGCGATGCAACAGGCCGAAGCCGAACTGGCCAAAACCGTGCGCGAGTTTTATATGTTGAAAGCCCGGCTGGAGAGTTTGCGCCAGCGTTTGGCCGCCAAGCAAGCGGCAGTGATGCAAGTCGAACACGATTTGCAGCGCTTCAAAGCCGCGGCCGGCGACGGTGCGGTGTCCGACCAGCAAGTGCAGAATGCCGAAGATAAATTGCGCGAGTTGGCGGCGGCGATTCGCGAGACCAGTGCGGAGCGGGACGGCGTGGCCGCTCAGTTGCGCGATTCCGGCGTGGACGACTATCCGGCGGTGGAGCAGGCCAAGAGCCGTTTGCGCCGGGCCTATTTGGATTATCAGCGGCGCGAGGTGCGGGCGCCGGTGTCCGGTTTCGTCGCCAAGCGCAAGGTGCAGGTCGGCGACAATCTGCACGCCGGCGCGGCGCTGATGGTGGTGGTGCCGTTGGACCAAGTGTGGATCGAAGCCAACTTTCTGGAAACCCAGATTGCCGATATTCGTCCCGGCCAGGCCGCCGAGATTCGGGTCGATGCCTTTGGCGGCGAGCGCATGTACCATGGCTTGGTGCAGGGCTTGAATCCCGGTTCCGGCAGCAGTTTTGCGTTGTTGCCGACCGACAACGCCACTGGCAATTTCATTCATATCGCCGAGCGGGTGCAGGTGCGGATTGCGTTGGCGCCGGAAGAATTGCGCGCCGTGCCGTTGCAGCCCGGTTTATCGACATTGACCCGGGTGCATATCGCCGACACCGGCGCGTCGGCGTTGGCTTCTAAGGTGAGTCTGGCTGATGCCGCCTACCGCACCGATATTTACCAGCACGAACTGGACGGCGTCGAGGACAAAATCCGCGAGATTATCGCGGCCAACCGTTCCTGATCGA
Above is a window of Methylomonas koyamae DNA encoding:
- a CDS encoding 2Fe-2S iron-sulfur cluster-binding protein; translation: MQTHKINLGRRELFCQPGESVLDALLREQVEIAYGCRQGACQSCIARSLDGAPPAAAQAGLKDVLRHQNHFLACLCYPERDMAIGIGSPEQRFCHATVTGKRLLNAETLLLTLRTEEALDYYAGQFVNLKRSDGLQRSYSIANNRTHANNLTFHIRRLAGGRFSAWAHDELQLGDLLEVSDPQGLCYYLPSSQPRNLLLIGTGSGLAPLAGIVSEALHHGHAGEIHLYHGSREMDGLYWIDEMRELAAQYANFHYTPCVSRGVAADGVASGRANDVAMQRLPDLQGWRVYLCGHPDMVQQSKRQAFLKGAKFDDIYADAFHVASATLD
- a CDS encoding efflux transporter outer membrane subunit codes for the protein MAALRRFGLAVLVITIEGCALFGADSQRAQMAPLPEIEQTLARTTAEIAAQDRWPEQRWWTAFGNATLNGLIETALAANPNLKVAEARLRQAETLADFEAADLYPTIDANVSFTAQRFSADSVQAKLAGQHFRHLLINPLVLRYHLDFWGRDEASLQSAVDRSLAASAELADARLLLATAVAGAYFDLLAAAEKWQLAEHIVSDLETLFRLEQRRRAAGLIGEAPLWQAERNLHAAKQAAAGLRAEQELRRNQLAALAGQGADWGMRIALDASVVPQVLALPADLPLRLLARRPDLHAARLQANAAAEDIHVAKTAFYPDVNLLAFTGFHSVSLVDIALQGSSLAYAVGPSIEFPIFEGGRLRAQLGYREAAYDLAVQRYNAGLLHAVQDVADALSRWHELAAKADEQQQALAAAEAQNRLSDSLIRNGLHDNGKLVLARIEANRERLLLAGLAAEQRKNAVSLIKALGGGYQAAVESAPQP
- a CDS encoding helix-turn-helix transcriptional regulator; its protein translation is MTQANGTRQDQILNLLLAAANGLSIDELAAAMQISRNAVKQHLVGLEKAQLVAEAALNSTGGRPARSYKLTEQGRNRLPKQYGWFCQLLLAELKTELGETALRQMLARMGVNLAQSLAPQFSGKTPQAKRQALVELMQTLGYRAELETDDGQPSLKAVNCVYHDLAQQIPELCEFDRALISTLLGSAIEQTACMAQQDCACRFRICAER
- a CDS encoding efflux RND transporter periplasmic adaptor subunit translates to MQKKVYPREILRQRRRRLRWVTILLLLAAAGYLGYWWLTQREWVRTDDAFVAGHLVGVKAQVDGTVVEILAENTQAVQKGDVLVRLDGNYALVAMQQAEAELAKTVREFYMLKARLESLRQRLAAKQAAVMQVEHDLQRFKAAAGDGAVSDQQVQNAEDKLRELAAAIRETSAERDGVAAQLRDSGVDDYPAVEQAKSRLRRAYLDYQRREVRAPVSGFVAKRKVQVGDNLHAGAALMVVVPLDQVWIEANFLETQIADIRPGQAAEIRVDAFGGERMYHGLVQGLNPGSGSSFALLPTDNATGNFIHIAERVQVRIALAPEELRAVPLQPGLSTLTRVHIADTGASALASKVSLADAAYRTDIYQHELDGVEDKIREIIAANRS
- a CDS encoding DHA2 family efflux MFS transporter permease subunit, which encodes MSADFPKRLRGWRFNLFNLLLGGGHALVIFNAGAYIAMLPRVAAGLGVQPSFGTWTQTDYMIALALALPLGGWLGRRFGEYRPLIWAFAGFAAASWLCAMADDFHLYLAARVVLGFCGGLTLPLGQALLLKEYPDKRKSLGIGVWSLFTLTPFTFGPPLGGWVADNLGWRWLFWGNIPLALAIAGLLGALLYGRGGPHLRQRLDIPGCVMAILILFGIQTLLNQGNDWDWGNSGYIRGLSIGVGVMLLYWLIWEWGCRRPFLDIRLFGRRNFTIGVIGLFAGFLCFQGLLSLLIVQLQLALGYSSFLAGLVFLPMAIFAKPMAGVFHEIAKRVDARLLASANLLGFAATYFWLSRFDDPDSFAQLFWPKLLEGACLGSFFVPLTALLLHGIPADRHWRALELANLLRIAAGAIGIALQGVIFYRRTPLHMTRFAENRDAWSDAGTEAMQTLLASGFEADAALAKFAKLAGKAQAIRGLNDAFWLAGCIFLGLAALVWLAEPTRAPVRSAPAMQRELEETLAEEDA
- a CDS encoding group I truncated hemoglobin, whose product is MSETTATLYEQLGGEAAVNAAVDIFYRKVLNDHRINRFFDNTDMDKQAAKQKAFLTMAFGGPNNYSGADMRRAHAHLVKNLGLDDSHFDAVVENLATTLQELNVPDALIQQVAAIAESTRNDVLDR
- a CDS encoding LysR family transcriptional regulator; protein product: MDIDQIRTFLSVAANGSFLEAANRLYVTQSTVSTRIQRLEAYLGVSLFVRNRAGASLTQPGQRFLRHAKALLLTLEQARHDIGLPSRFRDSVSIGARIALCEGLLPEWIGAIRRQMPDVSIRTDIGFEEDLMRSLISGALDIGMMYTPQHSPGLLVEHIFDETLLLLSTDPDRPWPNDDYIFVDWAPGFYAQHSNAFPNLERSAQVVNIGWMALQLILAQNSGSCFLPIRLAAPLLQSGRLHPVADSPRFTLPAYMVSGRDNDSPVLQQVLAQLRGLATAERQKDYSALGS